In Silene latifolia isolate original U9 population chromosome 3, ASM4854445v1, whole genome shotgun sequence, a single window of DNA contains:
- the LOC141647866 gene encoding large ribosomal subunit protein bL12c-like: MATSTFSTLNLPKFSPLSKPTTTLSSLPKPLPFTTRTTPLTRRATHLRPLAAVDAPEKITVLGDQLSSLTLEEARILVDLLQDKLGVSAASFAPAAAVVAAPAEAAPVVEEKTEFDVSIDEVPSNARIAVIKAVRALTSLGLKEAKELIEGLPKKVKEGISKEDAEDAKKQLEEAGAKISIA; the protein is encoded by the coding sequence atggcaaCATCAACCTTCTCAACCCTCAACCTTCCCAAATTCTCACCCTTATCCAAACCCACAACCACCCTGTCATCCCTCCCCAAACCCCTCCCCTTCACCACCCGCACCACACCCCTCACCCGACGCGCCACACACCTTCGCCCTCTCGCAGCCGTAGACGCCCCCGAAAAAATCACTGTATTGGGCGACCAACTCTCCTCCCTGACCCTGGAAGAAGCCCGTATCCTCGTCGACTTACTCCAAGACAAACTGGGCGTTTCCGCGGCTTCCTTCGCCCCTGCCGCTGCCGTGGTTGCTGCCCCTGCTGAAGCCGCGCCTGTTGTGGAGGAGAAGACCGAGTTTGATGTTTCTATTGATGAGGTACCCAGTAATGCTCGCATTGCTGTTATTAAGGCGGTTCGGGCCTTGACTAGTTTGGGTCTTAAGGAAGCTAAGGAATTGATTGAGGGTTTGCCTAAGAAGGTTAAAGAAGGCATTTCTAAAGAAGATGCTGAAGATGCCAAGAAACAACTTGAAGAAGCTGGTGCTAAGATTTCCATTGCTTAG